Proteins co-encoded in one Betaproteobacteria bacterium genomic window:
- a CDS encoding DNA polymerase III subunit beta: MNSLQIDRDILLKPLQSVTGIVERRQTLPILSNVLIEGKGGVLSLTATDLEIQVTATQAGISADTEFAITVSAKKLLDILRALPEQTQLALEQKDSKLLVRAGKSRFSLQTLPAADFPRLPEGQPGTAEIRLPQSALKKLLSLTQYAMAQQDIRYYLNGMLFVVNEKSLTLVATDGHRLALASRELLESYIRNEIILPRKAVLELSRTLADNDDQVLITLMPNQVRFDLEGITLVTKVIDGKFPDYGRVVPSNYSKMLEVERSILQDSLQRAAILSNEKFRGVRWIVTPNSLRILCTNTEQEEAEEEIEVSYGADAIDIGFNITYLLEVLSSVDGQSMQCSFGDANTSMLMTLPGRDDFKYVVMPMRI; this comes from the coding sequence ATGAACAGTCTGCAGATCGATCGCGATATCCTGCTCAAGCCGCTGCAGTCAGTGACTGGCATTGTGGAACGCAGGCAGACGCTGCCCATCCTTTCCAACGTGCTCATCGAAGGCAAAGGTGGCGTTCTCTCCCTGACTGCGACCGATCTCGAGATCCAGGTGACCGCCACGCAGGCGGGGATCTCGGCGGATACGGAGTTTGCCATCACGGTGTCGGCAAAGAAGCTCCTCGACATCCTCCGCGCACTGCCGGAGCAGACTCAGCTTGCCCTCGAGCAGAAAGACTCGAAGCTTCTCGTGAGAGCTGGCAAGAGTCGATTCAGTCTCCAGACGCTACCCGCGGCCGATTTCCCTCGCTTGCCCGAAGGACAGCCCGGGACCGCAGAGATCCGGCTTCCCCAGAGCGCGCTCAAGAAACTGCTCTCGCTCACTCAGTACGCGATGGCGCAGCAGGACATTCGCTACTACCTCAACGGTATGCTGTTCGTCGTCAACGAGAAATCCCTGACGCTCGTCGCCACCGATGGCCATCGGCTGGCACTTGCATCCAGGGAACTCCTGGAAAGCTATATCCGGAACGAGATCATTCTTCCCAGAAAGGCCGTTCTGGAACTGTCCAGGACTCTCGCCGACAACGATGACCAGGTGCTCATCACCTTGATGCCCAACCAGGTCCGCTTCGACCTCGAAGGAATCACTCTGGTCACCAAAGTGATCGACGGCAAGTTTCCCGACTATGGCAGGGTCGTTCCCTCCAACTATTCGAAGATGCTTGAGGTCGAACGGTCGATCCTTCAGGACTCGCTGCAGCGAGCGGCCATTCTGTCGAACGAGAAGTTCCGCGGCGTGCGCTGGATCGTGACACCCAACAGTCTCCGAATCCTTTGCACGAACACCGAGCAGGAAGAAGCTGAGGAGGAGATCGAGGTCTCGTACGGAGCCGATGCCATAGACATCGGATTCAACATCACCTACCTGCTCGAGGTGCTCAGCAGCGTCGACGGACAGTCGATGCAGTGTTCGTTCGGCGATGCGAACACCAGCATGCTGATGACGCTTCCCGGACGGGACGACTTCAAGTACGTCGTGATGCCCATGCGCATCTGA
- the rpmH gene encoding 50S ribosomal protein L34 — protein MKRTYQPSVTRRKRTHGFRVRMKTRTGRAVINARRAKGRARLAV, from the coding sequence ATGAAGCGTACTTATCAGCCTTCTGTGACGCGTCGCAAGCGTACGCATGGTTTTCGTGTCCGCATGAAAACTCGCACTGGCAGAGCGGTGATCAACGCTCGGCGTGCCAAAGGCCGGGCTCGCCTGGCTGTCTGA
- the rnpA gene encoding ribonuclease P protein component, with the protein MPKAGLAWLSEPIRLPAIRSARFAKHQRLCGASAFDRAFKIGRRKTGRHFAVHWIASNDLQGRLGLVVPKRLTRTGVARNFVKRMVREVYRQSDAIKSPLNVVVRLKTMFAPGDRQVVRQELERLLANLE; encoded by the coding sequence GTGCCAAAGGCCGGGCTCGCCTGGCTGTCTGAGCCAATAAGACTTCCGGCGATTCGATCCGCACGTTTCGCGAAGCACCAGCGGTTGTGTGGTGCTTCAGCATTTGATCGTGCGTTCAAGATCGGCCGCCGAAAGACCGGGCGGCATTTTGCGGTGCATTGGATTGCGTCCAATGACTTGCAGGGTCGACTGGGTCTGGTAGTACCGAAGCGTTTGACAAGGACGGGTGTAGCCCGGAACTTCGTCAAACGCATGGTGCGAGAGGTGTACAGGCAGTCGGATGCCATCAAATCACCACTCAACGTGGTGGTCAGGCTGAAAACGATGTTTGCGCCGGGAGACAGGCAAGTAGTTCGTCAAGAACTCGAGCGTCTGCTCGCCAACCTGGAATGA
- the yidD gene encoding membrane protein insertion efficiency factor YidD — MIRILLQRSIRLYQVSLSPYFGQGCRFHPTCSCYAIEALERHGVFQGGWLALKRLLRCHPFHAGGHDPVP; from the coding sequence ATGATTCGAATCCTTCTCCAGCGTTCGATCCGGCTGTATCAGGTGTCCCTGAGTCCGTATTTTGGCCAGGGGTGCCGATTCCATCCGACTTGCTCGTGCTATGCCATCGAAGCCCTCGAACGGCACGGAGTGTTCCAAGGTGGCTGGCTTGCCTTGAAGCGGCTCCTGCGTTGTCATCCTTTCCATGCCGGTGGCCATGATCCTGTCCCCTGA
- the yidC gene encoding membrane protein insertase YidC: MNSPLESIRLVSLVIFCVTLFILGERWVDQYGKKDVPPASSRIESTVSDVPTSTSIVAGKETPRAATPVATAPQQIVPVSAGGEVVVLQTDVMKVHVSTVGGDIQRVELLDQKDTLDPTKNFVLLETGGKRTYLAQSGLLGEGLPTHKSVFAAMTGERTLQEGKDELILELSQGTAGSGPSVLKTFRLRRGSHVIDVGFRVEGAPSSLKPAAYFQLVRDDTAPEGDSRWVPTYNGVAVYTEKEKYQKVTFSDIAKGKASHVKTANDGWIAMVQHYFVSAWLPKASEGREFFTRSLENGLYAAGVIVPTTSSAQGEWSVDVPLYVGPQEQKKLEQLAPGLQYTVDYGWLTVIATPLFWALSSIYKLFVQNWGVAIIVLTVIIKALFFPLSAASYKSMAKMRVLAPKLQKLKEQFGDDRQKLHQAMMEMYKTEKINPLGGCLPIVVQIPVFIALYWVLLGSVEMRHAPFALWIKDLSSPDPFYILPIIMGISMIVQTRLNPEPPDPIQAKVMKIMPVAFSIFFFFFPAGLVLYWVVNNVLSIAQQWYITRKLEKAGIAARKR; the protein is encoded by the coding sequence ATGAACTCGCCCCTGGAATCGATACGCCTTGTTTCCTTGGTGATTTTTTGTGTCACCTTGTTCATCTTGGGCGAGCGGTGGGTAGACCAGTATGGGAAGAAGGATGTCCCGCCCGCGTCTTCCAGGATCGAGTCGACCGTCAGTGACGTGCCGACCTCCACCTCCATCGTTGCTGGCAAGGAGACGCCCCGGGCCGCCACACCCGTGGCGACGGCTCCGCAGCAGATCGTGCCCGTCAGCGCGGGAGGCGAGGTTGTTGTTCTTCAAACGGATGTTATGAAGGTCCATGTCTCCACGGTGGGTGGAGATATCCAGCGAGTGGAACTGTTGGATCAAAAGGACACCTTGGATCCAACCAAGAACTTCGTACTGTTGGAGACTGGCGGAAAGCGCACGTATCTGGCGCAAAGCGGTCTGTTGGGTGAAGGACTTCCGACACACAAGTCCGTCTTTGCAGCAATGACCGGCGAGCGGACGTTGCAGGAAGGCAAAGACGAACTGATCCTGGAACTCTCCCAAGGTACAGCGGGATCCGGCCCCTCCGTCCTCAAGACCTTCAGATTACGTCGCGGCTCCCACGTGATCGATGTTGGTTTTCGCGTGGAAGGTGCGCCTTCGTCGTTGAAGCCGGCAGCGTACTTCCAGCTTGTGCGCGACGACACGGCGCCTGAGGGAGATTCCCGGTGGGTGCCGACGTACAACGGCGTGGCCGTCTACACCGAAAAGGAGAAATACCAGAAGGTCACGTTCTCCGACATCGCGAAAGGAAAGGCGAGCCACGTCAAGACGGCGAACGACGGCTGGATTGCCATGGTTCAGCACTATTTCGTGTCCGCTTGGCTACCCAAGGCCTCCGAAGGCCGCGAGTTCTTCACGCGGTCTCTGGAGAACGGGCTATACGCAGCCGGAGTCATTGTTCCCACGACGTCGTCCGCGCAAGGCGAGTGGTCGGTGGACGTCCCGCTTTACGTGGGCCCGCAGGAGCAGAAGAAGCTGGAACAGTTGGCGCCCGGCCTTCAATACACGGTCGACTACGGCTGGCTCACGGTGATCGCGACCCCGCTGTTCTGGGCACTTTCGTCGATCTACAAACTTTTCGTCCAGAACTGGGGCGTGGCGATCATCGTTCTGACGGTCATTATCAAAGCCCTGTTCTTCCCCCTGTCCGCAGCCTCGTACAAATCGATGGCCAAGATGCGTGTCCTCGCGCCGAAGCTACAGAAGCTCAAAGAGCAGTTCGGGGATGATCGGCAGAAACTCCATCAGGCGATGATGGAGATGTACAAGACCGAAAAGATCAATCCACTCGGCGGATGCCTGCCGATTGTCGTACAAATACCTGTATTTATTGCGCTTTATTGGGTGCTGCTTGGCAGCGTGGAAATGCGTCACGCACCCTTTGCTCTTTGGATCAAGGATCTTTCAAGTCCGGATCCCTTTTATATCTTGCCCATCATCATGGGTATCAGCATGATCGTGCAGACGCGTCTCAACCCAGAGCCGCCGGATCCCATTCAGGCGAAGGTGATGAAGATCATGCCCGTCGCCTTCAGCATCTTCTTTTTCTTCTTCCCGGCCGGTCTTGTCTTGTACTGGGTAGTCAACAACGTCCTTTCGATCGCGCAGCAGTGGTATATCACCCGAAAGCTGGAGAAGGCGGGGATTGCTGCACGCAAGCGTTGA